One Halobacterium zhouii genomic region harbors:
- a CDS encoding VOC family protein: MRPVIDHVPFAASSLDALVERFETAGFDPEYGGEHPDSGTEMAAIVLPDGSYLELVAPTREDPGRWPSFFASADPVAGPTAWCVETGSVHSECQRVIDHDVEVHGPIRTCRERPDGGLVEWDRATLGASDDHLLPFLVSDRTPREYRVPDSDLYGAPVSGISMVVLATDDLDAAVERFSRLYRFPTPERDYDDDCGELACFPGQDVVLCEPTDGWMRDRVERFGACPASVLLTADIDQARHQHPLDGGREWFGRRVRFVEGLNGYLGVVSR; the protein is encoded by the coding sequence ATGCGCCCGGTCATCGACCACGTACCGTTCGCCGCCTCGAGCCTCGACGCGCTCGTCGAACGTTTCGAAACCGCGGGCTTCGACCCAGAGTACGGCGGCGAGCACCCCGATTCCGGCACAGAGATGGCCGCTATCGTTCTCCCGGACGGCTCGTACCTCGAACTCGTCGCGCCCACGCGCGAGGACCCGGGGCGCTGGCCGTCCTTCTTCGCTTCCGCCGACCCCGTCGCCGGTCCGACCGCGTGGTGCGTCGAGACCGGCAGCGTCCACAGCGAGTGCCAGCGCGTCATCGACCACGACGTCGAAGTCCACGGCCCCATCCGGACGTGCCGCGAGCGCCCCGACGGCGGGCTCGTCGAGTGGGACCGCGCGACCCTCGGCGCGAGCGACGACCACCTCCTCCCGTTCCTCGTCAGCGACCGCACCCCCCGCGAGTACCGCGTCCCCGACAGCGACCTCTACGGCGCGCCCGTCTCCGGCATCTCCATGGTCGTCCTCGCCACCGACGACCTCGACGCCGCCGTCGAACGGTTCTCCCGGCTCTACCGCTTCCCCACGCCCGAACGCGACTACGACGACGACTGTGGCGAACTCGCGTGCTTCCCCGGTCAGGACGTCGTGCTCTGCGAACCCACCGACGGCTGGATGCGCGACCGCGTCGAACGTTTCGGCGCGTGCCCCGCCAGCGTGCTCCTGACAGCGGACATCGACCAGGCCCGCCACCAGCACCCCCTCGACGGCGGCCGCGAGTGGTTCGGCAGGAGGGTTCGGTTCGTCGAGGGGCTGAACGGCTATCTCGGCGTTGTTTCTAGGTAG